The following DNA comes from Carassius auratus strain Wakin chromosome 46, ASM336829v1, whole genome shotgun sequence.
attccatcttacaatataattcaaatagaaaactgatattttaaattgtaataatatttcacaatttaactatatttttcatcaaataaatgcagccttggtaagagaCATTTCAAGAACATAAAAATACAGACCCAACAGTTTTGTACAGTACCTTGAAATACCATATATGTACACTACTTAGTGTATAAATATAGTGCCACCATATCATTAATTCTTGATAGTCATCTTAGTTCTTTATTGTGATCTGAAATGCATGTGTTGAAGTCAAGTTTCCATGAAACAGAATCCAGATCTGACTGCATCATGCAATGGTGTTATTGGTGTTAAAGCACATCTGGTTGACTCCGCAGGCAGATGTGTGCCACCGACATGACAGTACAGGGTGAGGACTGACGGGTAAACCCAGTCGACCCGCTCGCCAGACACCCATCAGTGACCGATCCGGAAGATCCGGTCCAAATCATCCCGCAATGATCAACCAACGCATTGTCCTGCATTACAACTACACGGGGAAACTAGACAACCGCAATGAGACCGGAGGCGCGCCATTGGAGCCCAAAACGGCGGTGTTTTTGGTCATTTGCAGCCTCATCATCCTGGAGAACCTCATAGTGCTGGTGGCCATCTGGCAAAACCACAAGTTTCATAACCGGATGTACTTCTTTATCGCCAACCTGGCGTTGTGCGACCTGTTAGCCGGCGTGACGTATATAGTCAACCTGCTGATGTCAGGCCAGTGGACGCTACACTTGTCCCTAAACGCGTGGTTTGTTCGAGAAGGGAGTATGTTTGTCGCATTAAGCGCGTCTATTTTCAGCTTACTTGCGATTGCGATCGAACGGCATATTACTATGATCAAAATGAGGCCTTATGACGCAAGCAAAAACTACCGGGTGTTTCTGCTCATAGGAATGTGCTGGCTGATCGCGACCACACTGGGAGCGCTGCCTATTTTAGGCTGGAACTGTATAGGAAATCTTCCTCAGTGCTCGACTATCTTACCTCTTTACAGCAAGAGCTACGTCGCGTTCTGCATCACCATCTTCATCTCGCTCCTGCTGGCCATCTCCGTCCTCTACGCCCGCATTTACATCCTGGTCAAGAGCAGCAGCCGCAAAGTCACCAAGCACAGCAACTGCGAGCACTCGATGGCGCTCCTGCGCACCGTCAGCATCGTGGTGGGCGTCTTCATCGCCTGCTGGACGCCCATCTTCGTGCTGCTCCTCGTCGACGTGGCCTGCCAGACCAAAAAGTGCCCGTTTCTGCTCAACGCCGATTGGTTCATCGTGCTGGCCGTCTTGAATTCGGCCATGAATCCCGTCATCTACACGCTGGCCAGCAGGGAAATGCGCCGGGCGTTTTACAGGCTCGTGTGCGGGTGTTTGGTGCGAGACGGTTCGGTGGGGTGCAAGCAGAACACAGCGGAGCCCAGCCGGAGCAAATCCAGCTCAAACTGCCCCCGGGCGGCCGAACAGGAAAACCAAGTCGCCAATGCGCAGAATCAAGCTAACACTAGCTGAAGCACTCAGATGCACACTACAGCATTAGTGCATGCTATAGAATTTAAGTGTGCAATGTTTAAGTGCATACTAAAGCATTAACACGTTAAGTGCATATTGAACAATAGAAAGCAGCTGTAATGTCCTAACAGATGCTTTCTTTTGAAATCCCAACCCATCTGTTCTTACACTGCAATAATGTTTCGTACTCAGTATTTTTcttaaaacattcttaaatcaagacgcATTGAGAAATCAAATGACTTTAAGATAAGAAGTCCtgtttttttgtaacaaaataaaaaataaaaaatatttgtaacactttacaataaggttctgtTTGTTAACTATATTTAATGCATGAACTAATAATGCGCAAGACATTGTTAGAGAATTTAAGAATCGTTGTAAGTTAATAAGTATACAACTGTTCAATGTTAGTCTATGTTAGCTCAGgtacattaaataacattaattgatataactttttattttaataatcgttggaatcaacattaaataagattaataaatgctttagaagtaatTTAGTTAACtagcttattgtaaagtgttaccaaaatatctgccaatgtggtcagaaaaaaattattttccctTTGAATCAgggaatttttaaaaaatttgaaataaaatataaaaaccttttttatttgtttaacaatgcaaaaaaattaataaagctggaataattatatatatatatatatatatatatatatatatatatatatatatatatatatatatatatatatatatatatatatatatatatatataaatgaaaacagcaaATACAGATTCAAAATACTAGCTATTATAATAGTCTCAATGATACATAAATAAcactttcatatttatttataacactGTTTTGCATCAAATGTTTCTTATCccattgacagattttttttcttcttgttttaagcataaacttgaATCTGCTACATAGTTTTAATATCTTTAATGCTTttccttctcaagtaaatgtgtcttgatttaagaatgtttagaaattttttgaataaacaaaaatactgagtaaGAAAATCATTGTTTTGTATTAAGTACAGACAGGACAAATAAAAGACTAATCCGACAATTCTATAAATATTGACAGTATTTATAAAGTATTATGTTAAATGCTGTACTATCTGTATACCTAAAGCCTTTTATGCCAGGTGCTGATATATATTATACTAGCATGTTTGACACTTGAGTCTGTATGATACATTGTATATAGGATGTAGATTTTTTTGTTGTAACTTATCAAACTTTTACCAAAAATATTCATACGAGATCAGTCTgtatgaagtaaatgtaggctgctgtaaatttattttaagattaaaagcTTAATGATTTTAACCAATACAGCTGTGTATGGTCCCACACATGTAGTGCTGTGTAAGGAAATATTAATAGTGCATGTGCGCCATCTGCtggacacatacaaaataaataaataaataaatatatatatatatatatatatatatatatatatatatatatatatatatatatatatatatatatatatatatatatttttttttttttttttttttttttttttttttttttaagcaaaacctCCCTTAAATTTGATatcttttttttgaaaaaaaataaaataataagtgcaATGATCAaatgcttctcaagtaaatgcatcttaattTAAGAATCTATCATATACTTGTATatagaattaatttaaaaaggaaaGTAGGATACTTTTTCTTCATGCAAAAAGAATTTGGGCTGAAATATGACCTGAACCCGTTCAGATTCACCCGAATAACCAgcgaaatcaaagattaatacaCATGATTCTTTTATTGCCACCAATCATAAAGAATAGGAATAATTCATACAAGCACAGTTTGGGCTTTCTGTCACCTGTTTCATGGCCTGTGAACCGCTGTGATCAGTGGAAGGTGCTTGGACTACTGCACTTTCAAGAGAAAAGCACGATAGGACAAATAAAAGGCACGTTTTCCTTAACACAACTCGGGAATTTAAAGCAACACTGTATTTTAGTAATGAATAATAAGATCTTGAATAGTTTTGTTGCAGCATTACAAGAACAGTTCACCCATCACTGATTAGTTGGAGTCAGTTTAatgataatgtaatataatagaaCATCTTTCCTGTGAAATTATGCTTGGATTTGGCAGTTTAGCTTTAGTTAAAGAAAAGCGTGACtagaaaagtgtgaaaatattagATTTAGAGCAGCTTAAACTGAACTAGTGTTTCTTTTCCAAACCTTCTGTTGATTCACCATGATCTGCAATTTAGGTTTGGctaataataattgcaatataATATTTATCAACAAAAATATGCACTTTATGTATATGCACATGTAAAATGCATTGACATACTGATTATATCTTGTGCTGTAAATATTTCCGTGAAAATATGAAGTATGAgattatttagtatttaattaattaaatagaattcatttaactgtaaaatgaaaattatttaaaactaaacatatatttttctcATTCATCCTGTACCTCCACATCAATATATTCAGGGTTTAATATGACAATAATCACTATATAAAAAccatgtgttgtgtttgtgtgagaatgACAATATTCAAAGTGATGCAATAATGCAAACGATAACAATAAGCATATTAAAAtttagagaaagagaagagatCCACAGTTGAGCATATatgaaactgtatttttcttaattttttcaatttaattttctgttgattttggattttatttcctgcctttaaaaaaaaaaaaaaaaagagattcacCCTTATTAATGCATGATAACTttataagttaaataaaataataataaataatgataatattcactattaaaaaataaattaaacttgtttGTAAGAAcattaattttttctttcattattttcattacaattaaGCTTCAATTTCTTTATGactatgagaaaaaaatatttttttattttggggtcaGTTTCAGgaaattttttattatgaaacagTAATCAGatgcaacaataaataaatcatatttaataagaaaacaaaaacaaaaattatattcgCCATAAAAAATTCAACCTGTGTAGGACtactaatattttttacaattattgtcATGATTATTAAGcttgtttttatgaaaaataaattcttttgttgattttggggTCATTTTCTTGACATTGACCCGCGTGCATTCACATCTTGGTGCTATTTTCTAAACATGAATAGCATCAGCTGCAAATTTGATTTATCTGAAATGtggatttaaaaaaggaaaacaactgAATGCAACAGAAGCATGTTTACagaataataaatagaatattttaACGTGTGGCTAAAAGGGTGAAAAATCCAGTAACATTTCAGTTTGTCCAGGAATTAGACTGTGCAAAAACAGAAAAGCGTTGATTGTGCTATTCATTTAGAACCGTTTAATTTAAAGTAATCATCAGCAGGAGAATCAtaataccagtgtgtgtgtgtgtgtgtgtgtgtgtgtgtgtgaagcccaCAGTCATGAAAAAACCATTAAAGTCAGAACCA
Coding sequences within:
- the s1pr3b gene encoding sphingosine 1-phosphate receptor 3, which encodes MINQRIVLHYNYTGKLDNRNETGGAPLEPKTAVFLVICSLIILENLIVLVAIWQNHKFHNRMYFFIANLALCDLLAGVTYIVNLLMSGQWTLHLSLNAWFVREGSMFVALSASIFSLLAIAIERHITMIKMRPYDASKNYRVFLLIGMCWLIATTLGALPILGWNCIGNLPQCSTILPLYSKSYVAFCITIFISLLLAISVLYARIYILVKSSSRKVTKHSNCEHSMALLRTVSIVVGVFIACWTPIFVLLLVDVACQTKKCPFLLNADWFIVLAVLNSAMNPVIYTLASREMRRAFYRLVCGCLVRDGSVGCKQNTAEPSRSKSSSNCPRAAEQENQVANAQNQANTS